A region of the Phaeodactylum tricornutum CCAP 1055/1 chromosome 1, whole genome shotgun sequence genome:
TCATTGCGATCAACATCAGTACACATGGTAAGCTCAGACTCTTCCTTTGCGTTCATCATGAGTGATTTAACGCGCTGTGCGTCTTCTAAAGCATCGGCTCCGCGGGCGACCGTTCCTGAAATTGGACAGGTCTCCACACGAATTGCACCCGGTCGGTAATCGTTGTCGTTTGTAGCCTCGCAGCGGACAAACATTTCGGGACTGGCCCCGACCAGATACTCTTGCTCGCCTAGGTTTATGAGGAAGCCGTACGGAGCAGGATTTCGTGCGCGCAACCGACGAAAGAGCGTCGATGGAGGCTGTTCGACAGTCAATTTTTCGCGAAAGGTCTGCGATAAAACCGCTTCAAACAAGTTACCAACCTTGaattcttccttggctttgaGGACGGAGTTGGCGAATTCGCTAGGCGGTGTATCGCGTTCAACAAAATCGGTACTGGTGGCGTATGCTTGAAATGGTTGTGGTGTCCCCGTTCGAGGTATTCCCTGCGTTGACTTTTGATCGACGTTAAAGTCGTAGCATACTCTCCAAGCGTCGCGCTTGTCTTGATCAACAACCAGCATAGTATCGGGTAGGTAAAGGAGCAAATCCCGTTGTTCGGAATCGCGTTCTTGCGCCAAGTCGATGGGTTCGAATTGAAACGTCAAATCGTAGCCGAAAGCACCATACAGGCCTAATTGCCGATCCCCCGCCTGATAGCTGAACAAGTCTACCAACGCGCGTACAACCGAAAACAGAGAAGGCTGACGGCTgcgttcttcttcattgAATGTACCAACTTCGGAAGGCGGCACAACTTGAACCTCCACGCGCGTCGTTTCTTCGTGTTCCTTGACAATTTTAACTTGTTCGAGGATTTCTTGTTCCCGCAAAGTTTTCATGGCAGCTTCAATAGCGGGCATCAGCACTCTACCCCGTGCGTTCAGTGCAGTAATAGTGCACGCCTGTCCTCGTCCAGAGATTTCCAAAGGGGGGTCAACGAAACCCAGTGACCAACGAGCGTACCGTCCCGGAAATTCGTACGAGCTCGTCAGGAGAACACCCTTTTGAGAATCCAACTGTGTGACCAAATCTTCAATGGCCTGTGCGGAGGTACCGGCCTGGAGCTGAGGAGAGAACTCGAGCCTCGAAACGTGTGCGGTGACCTGAACCCCTCCTTTGGTAAGAAAATGTCCACCTTGGGGACGGACCGGAGGGGCTCCCAACGTCAGGCCTTGCTCGGCTGCCTGCTGTCCCGCCGTAGGAACGCCCCGGCCGCCCTCTTTCACGACTACTacattgttgttggtggcgCTACTTGATTGTGTATTGGTAGAAAAACGCAATGTCGGAGACGAGGTTGTCGGCGGTGTCGCCCATCCGATCCGACGCGCGAGCGGTACAAAGGCCGAAGAGGACGATGTTGTTGCAATCCACGCGACGAGCGACAAGAACAGATATCTCATTTCGCAATACAACGTTGCGCTTGGGAATGAAAACAGTAGGGATTGAAATGAATGAACGTCTCTCGCGATTCTTTCGGAAAGATACTCACGCCTCAAGCACCGTGTGGCGTTGTGTGATGGCACCCCGAAGtactactctagctagaCGGACCAAATGGAAGTTGCCTTAAAATTGTTAGGCACTTTTGGGTGTGATAACAGACGCGCAGCCGGAAGTGCGGAACAGGTCAAACGAACGCAGCCGTCCGTCACGAATTCTATGAAagtacagacagacagacagacaggCCAATCGTTCTGCATTCCCTACTTACTACTGTATTCGCTTTTCGGTCAGTGTAACAcacgtttacagttagaaacTCTATCCATCGCGTTTGACGGTGACAGTCCGAGGGGACACAGTAAGGGAACGGCTTGTTCTCTTGAACCTCGGGTTTCTTACCCTTACATTAGTTTGAAGATAGATGGGACGTCTGTACACCTTCCGGGTCGGTAATTGGTCTGTTTCCCTTCAATTTACCTCATCTGTGAGGAAGCTCCTAAGTTGCTGTGATCAATAGCGACTtaaactttcctttgtctctTTACAACGGAGTGTAAAAGACCTCGGTTTTGCAACAATTGCAGTTGGACAATAGTGGTATTTCGTAGAGAACGAGCAAATACGAATTGTTTATTTCCAATATTATGAAATGTTTTACTTTTATTCAAACTATGGAGAGGCCTTTGGATCCATCTTAGAACGCCTGACTGTCTGGCATATTTTGTGTAGAGCTAGTACAACTCAAAAGACTGCATTCTTGAAATGTCCGTTGAGCGGACTTTTCACGCGGATGTCTAATGATATAGACAGAAAGTATCAATGGGGAAATCGACTCATTCGGCTGTGACAGGTGAACCGAGTTTTGACGATGATGTGACAGTAAATCCAAGAAGATTGTGTACTTTCCCTGTCAGGTCCGACAACTATCTCattattgatgagctctacaaacgcaagaacgcgaatgatggaaatcgatgaactaataagaattATGAGTCGATTGAGAATCGCTATTTGGTTTGTATGGCTCGGAGACACTCTCAATGACTGGtttgaatggcaatgacatgtttgaaatgtcagcgggaagactagaaTGCCCGGTTGGCGTTCTTGTCTTGTAAGTACTTGTGATTTGAATCGGGATACTATCAGTAGAGCCGTAACTGATAGGGTAACTGTCATCAGTACCGTAACTGATAGGGATAGGATGATTGGGCTCGATCTTCAtatcaacacaccctcgtttcaaacttgaTTTTGAATCAGGTAAACTTGGCTTGGAGGCAGGTTTGTGCAAATCCAACAAATAACGAGATCTCATGAGTCGATGATGAGAAGGGGAGTGATGTTTCGTGAAATAATCTGCAAGATTATCAACACCTTTTTGCCAATGAACATTGAATTGGCCTTGCTTGACTCGGTCTTTAATCCAATAAAATCGCATGTCAATAGCTTTTGATTGTCTTTGTTTGACGGTCTCATTTACTATGCCGGAAGCGCATTCGTTGTCGGTTTGGATAGGAGTGGCCAGCTGGGGATGGCCCATGGCTTCTAGAGTAGTACGTAATTCAATAGCGTCTTTGGCATTGTAAAACAGTGCACCAAGTTCAGCTTCGGTGGCGGAGGAAAGAACAGATTTCATGATAGAACAGTGAACATGAATAGCACCGTTGAAAATCGGTGGCTCCGAATTCGGTTTAGGGTCCTTGATGGGTTTGGAACTTAGAAAGAAAATTCCGCCAGATCGGGACCGGGCCTTGGTTTCTGACAAATAAGAAGCATTGCTGTGAACCTGTAAGAACATATTGCTAGCATTGAATCGTACCGTTGCATCCGGATGCGTTGCGCAATAATTGAGCAATTGGGTAATTGCTTGTGCAGTCGCTTCGGTACCTTGTGTCTGCGCGGACGCGAGGGTGCCAAGGGCCACAAGCATAGTTGAATCCACGGCGCGAGCGTAGTACAAAAGAGTCCCTATGACTTCTTGAAGGCGGGTGATGCCGGCTTTGTCCAGCGGCGGAGAAACAACGGTTTCGCTGGTGAGTTGGATCTTGGCGCCGTACGACGGCGGTTCCCAAGCGTGCGGCGAATGTTGCGGTCGAGTCGGTTCCGTGTGTTGAAATCGCTGGAGAGCTTTTTCAATGTATCCCGCCTGGGCCATGTCGACGTGTTGTGCATTGTAATCCCAGGTGAAAGTGAGACCACAGTATAAGGAACCGGTCCAGTCCGTGGTTACCGTGTACAATTTTTCGAGACACTGGACGAGATGTTCAGCGTGCTCTTTGCCGACGTATTTTACTCCAAAATTGTCGAcgaccaaggaaaaggaaatgggaCGGCTTTCGTGAGTGAAGAAGCCGGGTGTGTGCTTGGCTTGATGATAACCGTCCAAAGCCAAATGTTCGAGAAGGCGATCGTTCGCGATTCGTCCAGCGTGAGGGAGGCCGTACATGCCCTTACGAATTTCGACAAGTACATTTTCTTTGTGAACTAAGGGGGCAAGCTTGTATTGGTCCATGATGCATGGAGGGATGTGCTTAGCCGGTATGCGCATATACTCGTACACTGGTAGAGGGGTGCCCAAATAGAAATCCTTGAGATTGCAGGTCATGAACTTGGCGCCGTCTGTGGAGATGACACTGTTGACTAGAATTTTGATGGCCGGCAACGCGGCAGTAGGTGTACTGGTAGGACCACTGTACTCGATGCGGTCACCGCCAACGGTAAAACGGATGCGATATTTTTCGGCTTTGTGAGGCTTGATGGCAGCGACGATCTTGAGATACGTCGCCTTGCGGTCGTGAGGCTTCTCCGTGTGCGGAATGAAGTGTATGGTGTCAGTGCCGGCTGGCATGTGAGGGAGTACGCCTTGGGAAAGGCGCCCCATCTCGTTGGCAGCGGCTTGCATCCATTCAGCGCCTTCGTCGGAAATTTTCAATTTGGAATATTCCATGGCGGCCCCGGAGTTGGGGTCGACCACGGCGTTGGCTGTCCAAAACGCGTGTGCGGGGAAGCGAGATTTTTGAAGACGGGTACCATGGCCGTGAGCGGGAGAAGGGACCGTAGAAGGGGAGGAGGCCAAAGGGGCGGCGGTAGGGATGGCAGTTTCGGCGTCGAGACGGATTTGTTCTGCCAGTCGCGCGGCTCTGCGGCGGGCTTGTCGCGGGTTACAGGTGACTAACTTGTATGTTTCCGTCGCGGGAGCAAAAAcgggcaccctcggaagtgattGGGAATTGGCTGGGCCGGTGGACCTTGGtggcaccctcggaagtggCGCGGTGGGCAAATCCTTGAATTGGACTCGCGGTGGCACGGCAGCAGGGGCTGCGCGGGGTACGGAGGTAACAGACGGGGAAATTGCTGCCGGTGGGCTTGTGGGAtcagaaaaattcgaaaaaatagtcgacaattgctgcaaagCAACGCGTTCCTGAGTGGCAAGCGGTGCAAGTGGAGAAGCTGGAGTCGGATTTGATAGGGCTGTGGCGAGGTTGCGGGCGGCAGCTACCACGGTGTCTCGTGACGAAGTGGTCGGCATCTGTACTTTGCTTGGAAACCAAGTTAAAGTGTCGGCGATGCGTTCGCTGGTGGTGCTATTGATCCAAACACGGTAGCATCGGTAGTGATGCATGGCAGGTCCGATGTACCAGCCGTCGACGGCATGGGGAGACCACGATTTGCGTACAGTAGGCTTCTCGTGAACGAGAACTTTTACGCCGGGTGGCGCCAACGGAGTGCGATTAAAGTCAAAGGCGCCGTGGACCTGTGCCCACGCCGAGAGTCTAGGATTAATTTGCGAGCCACGCAGAAGGTTCAAGGTCATGATTGCTTGGGGGA
Encoded here:
- a CDS encoding anthranilate synthase (expressed protein putatively targeted to plastid, Tryptophan biosynthesis), producing MRYLFLSLVAWIATTSSSSAFVPLARRIGWATPPTTSSPTLRFSTNTQSSSATNNNVVVVKEGGRGVPTAGQQAAEQGLTLGAPPVRPQGGHFLTKGGVQVTAHVSRLEFSPQLQAGTSAQAIEDLVTQLDSQKGVLLTSSYEFPGRYARWSLGFVDPPLEISGRGQACTITALNARGRVLMPAIEAAMKTLREQEILEQVKIVKEHEETTRVEVQVVPPSEVGTFNEEERSRQPSLFSVVRALVDLFSYQAGDRQLGLYGAFGYDLTFQFEPIDLAQERDSEQRDLLLYLPDTMLVVDQDKRDAWRVCYDFNVDQKSTQGIPRTGTPQPFQAYATSTDFVERDTPPSEFANSVLKAKEEFKVGNLFEAVLSQTFREKLTVEQPPSTLFRRLRARNPAPYGFLINLGEQEYLVGASPEMFVRCEATNDNDYRPGAIRVETCPISGTVARGADALEDAQRVKSLMMNAKEESELTMCTDVDRNDKSRICEPGSVQVIGRRQIEMYSRLIHTVDHVEGYLRPEFDALDAFLCHTWAVTVTGAPKTWAIQFVEDNERSPRCWYGGAVGMVGFDGGLNTGLTLRTVRVKNGIAEVRAGATLLFDSEPEAEEKETELKASAMIDAIVRAGPEDSIETSILLKKKPKKMYQGMSLVLIDHEDSFVHTLGNYLRQTGAQVTTLRSGPSAIKTLEAMIANEKQPDLVVLSPGPGNPSDFGLSTTISFLEKHRIAAFGVCLGLQGMVEHFGGTLGVLSYPMHGKPSTISLTPAGKEENSIFTSLPDSFEVARYHSLHGIREQMPSCLEVTATSEDGVVMGIQHKTLPFAAVQFHPESILTSPATGMTILQNALTVLKYEKEVDAIVKDAGRQTGSELVGELEKLNVEALKDRLETAGLLSSGSKSDLVVKLALWTHKSKEANAGRLNLEGMTVIELKELKNSLGIKGSASSKIELLKLLKRCLQIKR